The Paramormyrops kingsleyae isolate MSU_618 chromosome 11, PKINGS_0.4, whole genome shotgun sequence genome includes a window with the following:
- the lin7c gene encoding protein lin-7 homolog C isoform X1 has protein sequence MASLSEPIRLERDISRAIELLDKLQKTGEVPPQKLQALQRVLQSEFCNAVREVYEHVYETVDINSSPEVRANATAKATVAAFAASEGHSHPRVVELPKTEEGLGFNIMGGKEQNSPIYISRIIPGGIADRHGVLKRGDQLLSVNGTSVEGEHHERAVELLKAAQGTVKLVVRYTPKVLEEMESRFEKMRSAKRRQQNNYPQ, from the exons ATGGCTTCACTGAGTGAGCCGATCCGGCTGGAGAGAG ATATCTCTCGGGCCATTGAGCTGCTGGACAAGCTGCAGAAGACTGGGGAGGTCCCCCCGCAGAAGCTACAAGCACTACAGAGGGTGCTGCAGAGCGAGTTTTGCAATGCTGTGCGAGAG GTGTACGAACACGTATATGAGACGGTGGACATTAACAGCAGCCCGGAAGTCAGAGCAAACGCTACTGCTAAG GCCACGGTGGCAGCATTTGCAGCCAGTGAAGGACATTCGCATCCGCGTGTGGTGGAGCTGCCCAAGACGGAGGAGGGCCTAGGCTTCAACATCATGGGGGGCAAGGAGCAGAATTCGCCTATCTACATCTCTCGCATCATCCCCGGGGGCATCGCCGACCGCCACGGGGTGTTGAAGAGGGGGGACCAGCTGCTGTCTGTCAATGGCACG AGTGTGGAGGGGGAACATCACGAGAGGGCTGTGGAGCTCCTGAAGGCCGCGCAGGGCACAGTCAAGCTGGTGGTGCGCTATACCCCCAAGGTCCTGGAGGAGATGGAGTCGCGCTTTGAGAAGATGAGGTCTGCGAAACGCCGCCAGCAGAACAACTACCCCCAGTAA
- the bdnf gene encoding brain-derived neurotrophic factor isoform X1, with protein sequence MFHQVRRVMNILFLTMVISYFSCMKAAPMRDTAGMRGHQVDGYLGTTATQSPGALERAATGGRRGAESLTDTLEQVIEELLEVEGEAQLVAGGPGSKRRGDAAVEPKDSDLYSSRVMISNQVPLEPPLLFLLEEYKDYLDAANMSMRVRRHSDPARRGELSVCDSISQWVTAVDKKTAIDMSGQTVTVLEKVPVPNGQLKQYFYETKCNPMGYTKDGCRGIDKRHYNSQCRTTQSFVRALTMDSKKKIGWRFIRIDTSCVCTLTIKRGR encoded by the coding sequence TTCCACCAGGTGAGAAGAGTGATGAACATCCTGTTTCTTACTATGGTTATTTCATACTTCAGCTGCATGAAAGCCGCCCCCATGAGAGACACCGCGGGCATGCGGGGGCACCAGGTGGATGGCTACTTGGGGACGACAGCGACACAGAGCCCCGGCGCTCTGGAGAGAGCAGCCACGGGCGGACGCAGGGGGGCGGAGTCGCTCACAGACACGCTCGAACAGGTGATCGAGGAGCTGCTGGAGGTGGAAGGGGAGGCCCAGTTGGTTGCAGGGGGGCCCGGCAGCAAGAGGCGGGGCGATGCGGCGGTGGAGCCCAAAGACAGCGACTTGTACTCTTCACGGGTGATGATCAGCAACCAAGTGCCTTTGGAACCACCACTTCTCTTTCTCTTGGAGGAATATAAAGACTACCTAGATGCTGCCAACATGTCCATGAGGGTTCGGCGGCACTCTGACCCAGCGCGGCGCGGAGAGCTAAGCGTGTGTGACAGTATTAGTCAGTGGGTGACTGCCGTGGATAAAAAGACGGCCATAGACATGTCCGGGCAGACGGTCACAGTCTTGGAAAAAGTCCCGGTGCCCAACGGCCAGCTGAAGCAATACTTTTACGAGACCAAATGCAACCCCATGGGATACACAAAGGATGGCTGCCGAGGGATAGACAAGCGGCACTACAACTCGCAATGCCGGACAACCCAGTCGTTCGTGCGCGCGCTCACCAtggatagcaaaaaaaaaatcggatGGCGATTCATACGGATAGACACTTCCTGTGTATGCACATTGACCATTAAGAGGGGGAGATAG
- the bdnf gene encoding brain-derived neurotrophic factor isoform X3: MNILFLTMVISYFSCMKAAPMRDTAGMRGHQVDGYLGTTATQSPGALERAATGGRRGAESLTDTLEQVIEELLEVEGEAQLVAGGPGSKRRGDAAVEPKDSDLYSSRVMISNQVPLEPPLLFLLEEYKDYLDAANMSMRVRRHSDPARRGELSVCDSISQWVTAVDKKTAIDMSGQTVTVLEKVPVPNGQLKQYFYETKCNPMGYTKDGCRGIDKRHYNSQCRTTQSFVRALTMDSKKKIGWRFIRIDTSCVCTLTIKRGR, from the coding sequence ATGAACATCCTGTTTCTTACTATGGTTATTTCATACTTCAGCTGCATGAAAGCCGCCCCCATGAGAGACACCGCGGGCATGCGGGGGCACCAGGTGGATGGCTACTTGGGGACGACAGCGACACAGAGCCCCGGCGCTCTGGAGAGAGCAGCCACGGGCGGACGCAGGGGGGCGGAGTCGCTCACAGACACGCTCGAACAGGTGATCGAGGAGCTGCTGGAGGTGGAAGGGGAGGCCCAGTTGGTTGCAGGGGGGCCCGGCAGCAAGAGGCGGGGCGATGCGGCGGTGGAGCCCAAAGACAGCGACTTGTACTCTTCACGGGTGATGATCAGCAACCAAGTGCCTTTGGAACCACCACTTCTCTTTCTCTTGGAGGAATATAAAGACTACCTAGATGCTGCCAACATGTCCATGAGGGTTCGGCGGCACTCTGACCCAGCGCGGCGCGGAGAGCTAAGCGTGTGTGACAGTATTAGTCAGTGGGTGACTGCCGTGGATAAAAAGACGGCCATAGACATGTCCGGGCAGACGGTCACAGTCTTGGAAAAAGTCCCGGTGCCCAACGGCCAGCTGAAGCAATACTTTTACGAGACCAAATGCAACCCCATGGGATACACAAAGGATGGCTGCCGAGGGATAGACAAGCGGCACTACAACTCGCAATGCCGGACAACCCAGTCGTTCGTGCGCGCGCTCACCAtggatagcaaaaaaaaaatcggatGGCGATTCATACGGATAGACACTTCCTGTGTATGCACATTGACCATTAAGAGGGGGAGATAG
- the lin7c gene encoding protein lin-7 homolog C isoform X2, translated as MASLSEPIRLERDISRAIELLDKLQKTGEVPPQKLQALQRVLQSEFCNAVREATVAAFAASEGHSHPRVVELPKTEEGLGFNIMGGKEQNSPIYISRIIPGGIADRHGVLKRGDQLLSVNGTSVEGEHHERAVELLKAAQGTVKLVVRYTPKVLEEMESRFEKMRSAKRRQQNNYPQ; from the exons ATGGCTTCACTGAGTGAGCCGATCCGGCTGGAGAGAG ATATCTCTCGGGCCATTGAGCTGCTGGACAAGCTGCAGAAGACTGGGGAGGTCCCCCCGCAGAAGCTACAAGCACTACAGAGGGTGCTGCAGAGCGAGTTTTGCAATGCTGTGCGAGAG GCCACGGTGGCAGCATTTGCAGCCAGTGAAGGACATTCGCATCCGCGTGTGGTGGAGCTGCCCAAGACGGAGGAGGGCCTAGGCTTCAACATCATGGGGGGCAAGGAGCAGAATTCGCCTATCTACATCTCTCGCATCATCCCCGGGGGCATCGCCGACCGCCACGGGGTGTTGAAGAGGGGGGACCAGCTGCTGTCTGTCAATGGCACG AGTGTGGAGGGGGAACATCACGAGAGGGCTGTGGAGCTCCTGAAGGCCGCGCAGGGCACAGTCAAGCTGGTGGTGCGCTATACCCCCAAGGTCCTGGAGGAGATGGAGTCGCGCTTTGAGAAGATGAGGTCTGCGAAACGCCGCCAGCAGAACAACTACCCCCAGTAA